In Cupriavidus basilensis, one genomic interval encodes:
- a CDS encoding ArsC family reductase: MTVLLYGIPNCDTVKKARTWLESNGVDYTFHDFKKQGVDEAMLRGWLAHVPLATLLNRKGTTWRALSDADKALAEQEAGAIALMQQSPSLIKRPVLAHKGSVSVGFSPDNYASLF; encoded by the coding sequence ATGACTGTCCTGCTCTACGGCATTCCCAACTGCGATACCGTCAAGAAAGCCCGCACCTGGCTGGAATCCAATGGTGTGGATTACACCTTCCACGACTTCAAGAAGCAAGGCGTGGACGAAGCCATGCTGCGCGGCTGGCTCGCGCATGTGCCGCTCGCCACCCTGCTCAACCGCAAAGGCACAACCTGGCGCGCGCTGTCCGACGCGGACAAGGCGCTTGCGGAACAGGAAGCCGGCGCGATTGCGCTGATGCAGCAAAGCCCGTCGCTGATCAAGCGGCCGGTGCTGGCCCACAAGGGCAGCGTCAGCGTAGGGTTTTCGCCGGATAATTACGCCAGCCTTTTTTAA
- the dapE gene encoding succinyl-diaminopimelate desuccinylase — protein MNPTLALTEDLIRRRSVTPADEGCQAVLETRLKALGFACEAIVSGPDDFRVTNLWAVKRGTRGQDGKLLAFAGHTDVVPTGPLEQWGSDPFLPSHRDGKLYGRGAADMKTSIAGFVVAVEEFVQAHPDHTGSIAFLITSDEEGPAHDGTVKVVEALKARGERLDYCVIGEPTSVDTLGDMVKNGRRGSLSGKLTVKGVQGHIAYPHLARNPIHLAAPALTDLVNERWDEGNEYFPATSWQMSNIHGGTGATNVIPGHVTVDFNFRFSTASTPDGLKARVHAILDRHQLDYDLDWTLGGEPFLTARGDLSDALAGAIAAETGIKTELSTTGGTSDGRFIAKICPQVIEFGPPNASIHKIDEHVEVRFIEPLKNIYRGVLERLIA, from the coding sequence ATGAACCCCACCCTCGCCCTCACCGAAGACCTGATCCGCCGCCGCTCCGTCACGCCCGCCGATGAAGGCTGCCAGGCCGTGCTGGAAACCCGCCTGAAAGCGCTGGGCTTCGCCTGCGAAGCCATCGTCAGCGGCCCGGACGACTTCCGCGTGACCAATCTGTGGGCCGTCAAGCGCGGCACGCGCGGCCAGGACGGCAAGCTGCTGGCCTTTGCCGGCCACACCGACGTGGTGCCCACGGGCCCGCTGGAGCAATGGGGCTCCGACCCCTTCCTGCCCAGCCACCGCGACGGCAAGCTGTACGGCCGCGGCGCCGCCGACATGAAGACCTCCATCGCTGGCTTCGTGGTAGCGGTCGAAGAATTCGTGCAGGCCCACCCGGACCACACCGGCTCGATCGCCTTCCTGATCACCAGCGATGAGGAAGGCCCCGCGCACGACGGCACCGTCAAGGTGGTCGAAGCGCTGAAGGCGCGCGGCGAGCGGCTCGATTACTGCGTGATCGGCGAGCCTACCTCCGTCGACACGCTCGGCGACATGGTCAAGAACGGCCGGCGCGGCTCGCTCTCGGGCAAGCTCACCGTCAAGGGTGTGCAAGGCCATATCGCCTACCCGCATCTGGCCAGGAACCCCATCCACCTGGCCGCGCCCGCATTGACCGATCTGGTGAACGAGCGCTGGGACGAAGGCAACGAGTACTTCCCCGCCACCAGCTGGCAGATGTCGAATATCCACGGCGGCACCGGCGCCACCAACGTGATCCCCGGCCATGTCACTGTCGATTTCAATTTCCGCTTCTCCACCGCCAGCACGCCCGACGGCCTGAAGGCGCGCGTGCATGCCATCCTGGACCGCCACCAGCTAGACTACGACCTGGACTGGACCCTGGGCGGCGAGCCCTTCCTGACCGCGCGCGGCGATCTTTCCGACGCGCTGGCTGGCGCCATCGCGGCGGAAACGGGCATCAAGACCGAGCTGTCCACCACCGGCGGCACCTCGGATGGCCGCTTTATCGCCAAGATCTGCCCGCAGGTGATCGAATTCGGGCCGCCCAATGCAAGCATCCACAAGATCGACGAGCACGTGGAAGTGCGATTTATCGAACCCCTCAAGAACATTTACCGTGGCGTGCTGGAACGCCTGATCGCCTGA
- the prmB gene encoding 50S ribosomal protein L3 N(5)-glutamine methyltransferase produces MATSSPLLTVRDLLRFAVSRFTQAKLSFGHGSANAYDEAAYLTLHTLHLPLDTLDPFLDARLLPEEVDAVLQVIERRVTERVPAAYITNEAFMHGLRFYVDSRVIVPRSFVGELLHEGLEPWVGDSAEIGPVLELCTGSGCLPIIAAHVWPKARIDAVDISPDALAVARRNVADYKMEDRISLYEGDLYAPLRAGAKYDVILTNPPYVNETSMQALPAEYQAEPRIALAGGDDGMDVVRRIIAGAKAHLNPGGALVVEIGNEHANVEAAFPGLEIVWLPVSAGEEQVFLLTYEALPG; encoded by the coding sequence ATGGCAACCTCCTCCCCCCTGCTCACCGTGCGCGACCTGCTGCGCTTCGCGGTATCGCGCTTTACCCAGGCCAAGCTGTCCTTTGGCCACGGCAGCGCCAATGCCTATGACGAGGCCGCGTACCTGACGCTGCATACGCTGCACCTGCCGCTGGACACGCTCGACCCGTTCCTCGACGCGCGCCTGCTGCCCGAAGAAGTCGACGCCGTGCTGCAGGTCATCGAGCGCCGCGTGACCGAGCGCGTGCCCGCGGCCTATATCACCAACGAGGCCTTCATGCACGGCCTGCGCTTCTACGTGGACTCGCGCGTGATCGTGCCGCGCAGCTTCGTTGGCGAACTGCTGCATGAAGGGCTGGAACCGTGGGTAGGCGACAGCGCCGAAATCGGCCCGGTGCTGGAGCTGTGCACCGGCTCCGGCTGCCTGCCCATCATCGCCGCGCATGTCTGGCCGAAGGCCCGCATCGATGCGGTCGACATCTCGCCGGATGCGCTGGCCGTGGCTCGCCGCAATGTGGCCGACTACAAGATGGAAGACCGCATCAGCCTGTACGAGGGCGACCTGTACGCACCGCTGCGCGCGGGCGCCAAATACGATGTGATCCTCACCAACCCGCCCTACGTCAACGAAACCTCCATGCAAGCGCTGCCGGCCGAATACCAGGCCGAGCCGCGCATCGCACTGGCTGGCGGCGACGACGGCATGGACGTGGTACGGCGCATCATCGCCGGCGCCAAAGCGCACCTGAACCCGGGCGGCGCGCTGGTGGTGGAGATTGGCAACGAGCACGCCAATGTGGAGGCCGCGTTCCCCGGACTGGAAATCGTCTGGCTGCCGGTCAGCGCCGGCGAGGAACAGGTGTTCCTGCTGACTTACGAAGCGCTGCCCGGTTGA
- a CDS encoding M14 family metallopeptidase codes for MSLHTSFSRSYAEARQKFRDAAQAAGGTLTAFPHPTKRGCADEELAMDVAWVGDAEARRVLMVTSGMHGVEGFCGSGAQVAMLGDADLLQACAGAGAALLLVHAVNPYGFSHMRRVNEDNVDLNRNFMDFTQPLPDNAPYAEVAPMLLPEHWPPSEADQAALMKAVAEKGLPWYQAAVSAGQYQAPEGLFFGGNKATWSNYTLRRILARFGAGREALRWIDVHTGLGPWGYGEPIYMGPDNAEQIGKVRAIWGSHVTSIYDGSSASANLNGMAWVAAPQTLPTLAYSGIALEFGTLPVTEVLEALRGDHWLHLHPEADEGQRNLIRQAMWHAFYGDADDWRASVVEQAREAVVKGLAGW; via the coding sequence ATGTCCTTGCACACCAGCTTTTCCCGCAGTTATGCCGAAGCCCGGCAGAAATTCCGTGACGCGGCCCAGGCTGCTGGCGGCACCCTGACCGCTTTTCCCCATCCCACCAAGCGCGGCTGCGCCGACGAGGAACTCGCCATGGATGTCGCCTGGGTGGGCGACGCCGAGGCCAGGCGCGTGCTTATGGTGACTTCAGGCATGCACGGGGTGGAAGGCTTCTGCGGCTCCGGGGCGCAGGTCGCCATGCTGGGCGACGCGGATCTGCTGCAGGCATGCGCCGGCGCGGGCGCGGCGCTGCTGCTGGTGCACGCGGTCAATCCCTACGGCTTCTCGCATATGCGCCGGGTCAACGAAGACAACGTGGATCTCAACCGCAATTTCATGGATTTCACCCAGCCGCTGCCCGACAACGCGCCGTACGCCGAGGTGGCGCCCATGCTGCTGCCCGAGCACTGGCCGCCCTCCGAGGCCGACCAAGCTGCGCTGATGAAGGCGGTGGCCGAGAAAGGCCTGCCCTGGTACCAGGCGGCGGTGAGCGCCGGTCAGTATCAGGCGCCCGAAGGGCTGTTCTTCGGCGGCAACAAGGCGACGTGGAGCAATTACACGCTGCGCCGCATCCTGGCGCGCTTTGGCGCCGGGCGCGAGGCCCTGCGCTGGATCGACGTGCACACCGGCCTGGGCCCGTGGGGCTATGGCGAGCCGATTTACATGGGGCCGGACAACGCGGAACAGATCGGCAAGGTGCGTGCCATCTGGGGCAGCCATGTCACCTCGATCTACGACGGCTCGTCGGCATCGGCCAATCTCAACGGCATGGCCTGGGTCGCCGCGCCGCAGACCTTGCCGACGCTGGCGTATAGCGGCATCGCGCTGGAGTTCGGCACCTTGCCTGTCACTGAGGTGCTGGAGGCATTACGTGGCGATCATTGGCTGCACCTGCACCCGGAGGCGGATGAAGGCCAGCGGAATCTGATTCGGCAGGCGATGTGGCATGCCTTTTATGGGGATGCGGACGACTGGCGGGCGAGCGTGGTGGAGCAGGCCAGGGAGGCGGTGGTGAAGGGGTTGGCGGGATGGTGA
- a CDS encoding M55 family metallopeptidase, with the protein MKILISTDIEGVAGVFHPEQTRAGNGEYERARAWMTAEANAAVQGAFAGGAAEVLVNDSHGGFRNLLPDQLDPRARLVLGKPRYLGMMAGVHGCDGVFMIGYHGRAQSRGILAHTINSSAFARIWLNGQELGEAGIYGALAGEFGVPVLMASGDDVFVDETRPLMPWVRYVQTKQAGGQGSGTTLSLAASRDAIAAQAEQAVREQAGQPLKISGPIRCRLQTQGPAFADLFCQWPALERVDGVTLVFDAASVQAAVRMLNCLSAMSFMLK; encoded by the coding sequence ATGAAGATCCTGATTTCCACCGACATCGAAGGCGTAGCCGGGGTTTTCCATCCCGAGCAGACCCGCGCCGGCAACGGCGAGTACGAACGCGCCCGCGCCTGGATGACGGCCGAAGCCAATGCCGCCGTGCAGGGCGCCTTCGCGGGCGGCGCGGCCGAAGTGCTGGTCAACGACTCCCACGGCGGCTTTCGCAACCTGCTGCCGGATCAGCTCGACCCGCGCGCGCGCCTGGTGCTGGGCAAGCCGCGCTACCTTGGCATGATGGCCGGGGTGCACGGCTGCGACGGCGTCTTCATGATCGGCTACCACGGCCGCGCGCAAAGCCGCGGGATCCTCGCCCACACCATCAACAGCAGCGCGTTCGCCCGCATCTGGCTCAACGGCCAGGAACTGGGCGAGGCCGGGATCTACGGCGCCCTGGCGGGCGAATTCGGCGTGCCGGTGCTGATGGCCAGCGGCGACGATGTCTTCGTGGACGAGACCCGGCCGCTGATGCCCTGGGTGCGCTATGTGCAGACCAAGCAAGCCGGCGGGCAAGGCAGCGGCACCACGCTGTCGCTTGCCGCATCGCGCGACGCCATTGCGGCGCAAGCCGAGCAAGCCGTACGCGAGCAGGCCGGCCAGCCCCTGAAGATCAGCGGCCCGATCCGCTGCCGCTTGCAAACCCAGGGCCCGGCCTTTGCCGATCTGTTCTGCCAGTGGCCCGCGCTGGAGCGCGTGGACGGCGTGACGCTGGTATTCGATGCCGCTTCGGTGCAGGCGGCCGTGCGCATGCTGAACTGCCTGTCGGCGATGTCGTTCATGCTGAAGTAG
- a CDS encoding P1 family peptidase — MSGSMPHIGALPAGTRNSITDVPGVAVGQCTLADGACQTGVTVVLPHGGNLFTDKVPAAATVLNGFGKSVGLVQVEELGVLETPIALSNTFAVGALSQAQIRQAIAANPEIGRALPTVNPLVFECNDGYLNDIQAMAVQETHYAQACAAASGDFAQGAVGAGRGMSSFGLKGGIGSASRQVGEYHVGVLVQANFGTLPHFTVAGARLGGLLAERLQAYTQAPAESGPEKGSIIMILATDAPLDARQLRRLSLRAGAGLARAGSVFGHGSGDIALAFSTAYTVPQQAGAPMPALAMLHETRLDALFHAAADSVEQAILHALWQAETVRGRDGHQRVALRELMPELPQWLLRAAPTN, encoded by the coding sequence ATGTCCGGATCCATGCCGCATATCGGCGCGTTGCCAGCCGGCACGCGCAACAGCATCACCGACGTGCCGGGCGTGGCGGTTGGCCAGTGCACGCTGGCCGACGGCGCTTGCCAGACCGGCGTGACGGTGGTGCTGCCGCACGGCGGCAACCTGTTCACCGACAAGGTGCCGGCCGCCGCGACCGTGCTCAACGGCTTTGGCAAGAGCGTGGGCCTGGTGCAGGTGGAAGAGCTGGGCGTGCTGGAGACGCCCATCGCGCTGAGCAACACCTTTGCCGTGGGCGCGCTGTCGCAGGCGCAGATCCGGCAGGCCATCGCGGCCAACCCGGAAATTGGCCGCGCCTTGCCAACGGTCAACCCGCTGGTGTTCGAGTGCAACGATGGCTACCTGAACGACATACAGGCGATGGCCGTGCAGGAGACGCACTATGCGCAAGCCTGCGCTGCGGCCAGCGGGGATTTCGCGCAGGGCGCCGTCGGCGCAGGGCGCGGCATGTCGTCGTTCGGGCTGAAAGGCGGCATCGGCTCCGCCTCCCGCCAGGTGGGCGAATACCATGTGGGCGTGCTGGTGCAGGCGAACTTCGGCACCTTGCCCCACTTTACCGTGGCCGGCGCGCGCCTTGGCGGCTTGCTGGCCGAACGGCTCCAGGCGTATACGCAAGCGCCGGCGGAGTCAGGGCCGGAGAAAGGCTCGATCATCATGATCCTGGCCACCGACGCGCCGCTCGACGCCCGCCAGCTGCGCCGCCTGTCGCTACGCGCGGGGGCGGGCCTGGCGCGTGCCGGCTCGGTATTCGGCCACGGCTCGGGCGACATCGCGCTCGCTTTTTCCACCGCCTATACCGTGCCGCAGCAAGCCGGCGCGCCCATGCCGGCGCTGGCCATGCTGCACGAAACCCGGCTCGATGCGCTGTTCCATGCCGCCGCCGATAGCGTTGAGCAGGCCATCCTGCATGCGCTGTGGCAGGCCGAAACCGTGCGTGGCCGTGATGGGCACCAGCGTGTCGCGCTGCGCGAACTGATGCCCGAGCTGCCGCAATGGCTGCTGCGCGCGGCACCGACGAACTGA
- the gsiD gene encoding glutathione ABC transporter permease GsiD — protein MTQLSTPANGEPAVPAAAATQEAVRTPWTEFWRKFRKQHLALGAGVFVLLLVAVAVFAPHLVPYDPENYFDYDALNAGPSAAHWFGVDSLGRDIFSRILAGARISLAAGFFSVIIGAIVGTVLGLLAGYYEGWWDRIVMRISDVLFAFPGILLAIGIVAILGNGMTNVIFAVAVFSIPAFARLVRGNTLMLKRLTYVEAARSIGASDFTILMRHILPGTISSIVVYFSMRIGTSIITAASLSFLGLGAQPPTPEWGAMLNEARADMVTAPHVAIFPSLAIFLTVLAFNLLGDGLRDALDPKIDRR, from the coding sequence ATGACCCAGCTATCCACGCCCGCCAACGGCGAGCCCGCCGTCCCGGCCGCAGCCGCCACGCAAGAAGCCGTGCGCACGCCCTGGACCGAGTTCTGGCGCAAATTCCGCAAGCAGCACCTGGCGCTCGGCGCCGGCGTGTTCGTGCTGCTGCTGGTGGCGGTGGCGGTCTTCGCCCCGCACCTGGTGCCTTACGACCCGGAGAATTACTTCGACTACGACGCGCTCAATGCCGGCCCCTCCGCCGCGCACTGGTTCGGCGTCGATTCGCTCGGGCGCGACATCTTCAGCCGCATCCTGGCCGGTGCTCGCATCTCGCTGGCGGCGGGCTTTTTCTCGGTGATCATCGGCGCCATCGTGGGCACCGTGCTCGGCCTGCTGGCCGGCTATTACGAAGGCTGGTGGGACCGCATCGTGATGCGCATCTCCGATGTGCTGTTCGCCTTCCCCGGCATCCTGCTGGCGATCGGCATCGTGGCCATCCTTGGCAACGGCATGACCAACGTGATCTTCGCGGTGGCGGTGTTCAGCATCCCGGCGTTCGCCCGCCTGGTGCGCGGCAATACGCTGATGCTCAAGCGCCTGACGTATGTGGAAGCCGCGCGCAGCATTGGCGCGTCCGACTTCACCATCCTGATGCGCCACATCCTGCCGGGCACCATCTCGTCCATCGTGGTGTATTTCTCGATGCGCATCGGCACCTCGATCATCACGGCCGCCAGCCTGTCCTTCCTGGGCCTGGGCGCGCAGCCGCCCACGCCGGAGTGGGGCGCGATGCTCAACGAAGCCCGCGCCGACATGGTGACCGCGCCGCATGTGGCGATTTTCCCCAGCCTGGCCATCTTCCTGACCGTGCTGGCATTCAACCTGCTGGGCGACGGCCTGCGCGACGCGCTGGATCCGAAGATCGACCGGCGCTAA
- the gsiC gene encoding glutathione ABC transporter permease GsiC: MLNYFLKRFLGVIPTLLIVAVLVFLFVHLLPGDPARLAAGPEADQATVELVRRDLGLDKPLPEQFVQFFSNAVRWEFGNSLRTKRPVSEEIGDRFMPTLYLTLASMVWAVIFGMVIGISSAVWRNRWPDRLGMTLAVSGISFPAFALGMLLMEVFSVQLGWLPSIGADTWKHYILPSITLGAAVAAVMARFTRASFVEVLNEDFVRTARAKGVGEFLVVAKHCLRNAMIPVVTMMGLQFGFLLGGSIVVEKVFNWPGLGRLLVDAVEMRDYPVIQAEVLLFSLEFILINLVVDVLYTVINPAIRYK, encoded by the coding sequence ATGCTGAATTACTTTCTCAAACGATTCCTGGGCGTGATCCCCACATTGCTGATCGTGGCAGTGCTGGTGTTCCTGTTCGTCCACCTGTTGCCCGGCGATCCCGCCCGGCTCGCGGCCGGCCCCGAGGCCGACCAGGCCACGGTGGAACTGGTGCGCCGCGATCTCGGCCTGGACAAGCCGCTGCCCGAGCAGTTCGTGCAATTCTTCTCGAACGCCGTGCGCTGGGAGTTTGGCAATTCGCTGCGCACCAAGCGTCCGGTCAGCGAGGAAATCGGCGACCGCTTCATGCCGACCCTGTACCTGACGCTGGCCTCGATGGTGTGGGCGGTGATCTTCGGCATGGTGATCGGGATCAGCTCGGCCGTCTGGCGCAACCGCTGGCCCGACCGCTTAGGCATGACGCTCGCCGTGTCCGGCATTTCGTTTCCCGCCTTCGCGCTGGGCATGCTGCTGATGGAGGTGTTCTCGGTGCAGCTGGGTTGGCTGCCGTCGATCGGCGCCGATACCTGGAAGCACTACATCCTGCCGTCGATCACGCTGGGCGCCGCGGTGGCCGCCGTGATGGCGCGTTTTACCCGTGCCTCCTTTGTCGAGGTGCTGAATGAAGATTTCGTGCGGACAGCGCGCGCCAAGGGCGTGGGCGAGTTCCTGGTGGTGGCCAAGCACTGCCTGCGCAACGCCATGATTCCCGTGGTGACCATGATGGGCCTGCAGTTCGGCTTCCTGCTGGGGGGCTCGATCGTGGTGGAAAAGGTGTTCAACTGGCCTGGCCTCGGACGCCTGCTGGTGGACGCGGTCGAGATGCGCGACTACCCGGTCATCCAGGCCGAGGTGCTGCTGTTCTCGCTCGAGTTCATCCTGATCAACCTGGTGGTCGACGTGCTGTACACCGTCATCAACCCCGCCATTCGTTACAAGTAA
- the gsiB gene encoding glutathione ABC transporter substrate-binding protein GsiB: MTRLAPSKLIAGGLALAAFGAGPAFAAKDAVMAVYSTFTTLDPYDANDTLSQAAAKSFYQGLFGFDKDMKLINVLAESYEASKDGLTYTIKLKKNVKFHDGTAFDAAAVKANFDRVTNPANKLKRYTLFNRVAKTEVVDASTVKVTLKEPFSPFINVLAHPSAVMISPAALQKYGKDIAFHPVGTGPFEFVEWKQPDHLKGKKFAGFWKTGYPKIDTITWKPVVDNNTRAAIMQTGEADFAFSIPFEQAAVLKGSAKVDLIASPSIIQRYLSMNTMVKPFNDPKVRQAINYAINKDALAKVAFAGYATPMDGVVPAGVDYAEKLGPWPYDPAKARALLKEAGYPNGFETTLWSAYNHTTAQKVIQFVQQQLQQVGIKATVQALEAGQRVEKVESVQKPEDAGVRMYYVGWSSSTGESDWALRPLLASESMPPKLLNTAYYKNDQVDADIAGALRTTDRGEKARLYKDAQEHIWKDAPWAFLVTEKVLYARSKRLTGAYVTPDGSFSFDEIDIKQ; the protein is encoded by the coding sequence ATGACCCGTTTGGCCCCTTCCAAGTTGATCGCCGGTGGCCTGGCCCTGGCCGCGTTCGGCGCAGGTCCCGCCTTTGCCGCCAAGGATGCCGTGATGGCGGTGTACTCCACCTTCACCACGCTTGACCCGTACGACGCCAACGACACGCTGTCGCAAGCCGCCGCCAAGTCCTTCTACCAGGGCCTGTTCGGCTTTGACAAGGACATGAAGCTGATCAACGTGCTGGCCGAGAGCTATGAAGCCAGCAAGGATGGCCTGACGTACACCATCAAGCTGAAGAAGAACGTGAAGTTCCACGACGGCACCGCCTTCGATGCCGCCGCCGTCAAGGCCAACTTCGACCGCGTCACCAATCCGGCCAACAAGCTCAAGCGCTACACGCTGTTCAACCGCGTGGCCAAGACCGAAGTGGTTGACGCCAGCACCGTCAAGGTCACGCTCAAGGAGCCGTTCTCGCCGTTCATCAACGTGCTGGCCCACCCGTCCGCCGTGATGATCTCGCCCGCCGCGCTGCAGAAGTACGGCAAGGACATTGCGTTCCATCCGGTCGGCACCGGCCCGTTCGAGTTCGTCGAGTGGAAGCAGCCCGATCACCTGAAGGGCAAGAAATTCGCCGGCTTCTGGAAGACCGGCTATCCCAAGATCGACACCATCACCTGGAAGCCGGTGGTGGACAACAACACGCGTGCTGCCATCATGCAGACCGGCGAAGCGGACTTTGCCTTCAGCATTCCGTTCGAACAGGCAGCGGTGCTCAAGGGCAGTGCCAAGGTGGACCTGATCGCCTCGCCCTCGATCATCCAGCGCTACCTGAGCATGAACACCATGGTCAAGCCGTTCAATGACCCCAAGGTGCGCCAGGCCATCAACTACGCCATCAACAAGGACGCGCTGGCCAAGGTAGCCTTCGCCGGTTACGCCACGCCGATGGACGGCGTGGTGCCCGCGGGCGTGGACTACGCCGAGAAGCTGGGCCCGTGGCCGTATGACCCGGCCAAGGCACGTGCGCTGCTCAAGGAAGCCGGTTACCCGAACGGCTTCGAGACCACGCTGTGGTCCGCGTACAACCACACCACCGCGCAGAAGGTGATCCAGTTCGTGCAGCAGCAGCTGCAGCAAGTCGGCATCAAGGCGACCGTGCAGGCGCTCGAAGCCGGCCAGCGCGTCGAGAAGGTGGAGAGCGTGCAGAAGCCGGAAGACGCCGGCGTGCGCATGTACTACGTGGGCTGGTCGTCGTCGACCGGCGAGTCCGACTGGGCGCTGCGTCCGCTGCTGGCCTCCGAATCGATGCCGCCCAAGCTGCTGAACACCGCGTACTACAAGAACGACCAGGTCGACGCCGACATCGCCGGCGCCCTGCGTACCACCGACCGTGGTGAGAAGGCCCGTCTGTACAAGGATGCGCAGGAACACATCTGGAAGGATGCGCCCTGGGCGTTCCTGGTGACTGAAAAGGTGCTGTATGCGCGCAGCAAGCGCCTGACGGGCGCCTACGTGACGCCGGACGGCTCGTTCAGCTTCGACGAGATCGACATCAAGCAGTAA
- a CDS encoding dipeptide ABC transporter ATP-binding protein: MAASSSQSTIVLPAQRVVAVNDLTVRFSTSERTVQAVRNLSFHVDRGETLAVVGESGSGKSVTSLALMRLVEHGGGKIATGSMALRRRNGQVLDLATADGAAMRRVRGSDVAMIFQEPMTSLNPVFPVGEQIAESIRLHQGKSRAEARAEALRMLEIVRIPEARRVLDRFPHQLSGGMRQRVMIAMALSCKPALLIADEPTTALDVTIQAEILQLIRNLQSEMDMAVVFITHDMGVVAEVADRVLVMYRGEKVEEGTSEQVFGKPAHPYTRALLSAVPKLGAMRGTDWPAKFPLVQLDQGEPVAPVPQDTVAADASPILRVRDLVTRFDVPGGLLGRVARRVHAVERVSFDLYPGETLALVGESGCGKSTTGRSLLRLVDSQSGTIEFNGQDISQMRGGALQTLRRNIQFIFQDPFASLDPRVPVGYSIMEPLLVHKVASGKEAEQRVAWLLEKVGLSAAHASRYPHEFSGGQRQRICIARALALNPKVVVADESVSALDVSIQAQIVNLMLDLQREMGIAFLFISHDMAVVERVSHRVAVMYLGQIVEIGPRRAIFENPQHPYTRKLMSAVPIADPARRHLKREPLSDEMPSPIRALGDEPVVQPLVAVGGNAASHHFVARHAIGGAY, encoded by the coding sequence GTGGCTGCATCCTCTTCCCAGTCGACCATCGTCCTGCCAGCGCAACGCGTGGTAGCCGTCAACGATCTCACCGTGCGTTTCTCCACCTCGGAGCGCACGGTGCAAGCCGTGCGCAACCTGTCTTTCCACGTCGATCGTGGCGAGACGCTGGCCGTGGTGGGCGAATCAGGCTCGGGCAAGTCGGTGACCTCGCTCGCGCTGATGCGCCTGGTGGAACACGGCGGCGGCAAGATCGCCACCGGCAGCATGGCGCTGCGCCGGCGCAATGGCCAGGTGCTCGATCTCGCCACCGCTGATGGCGCCGCCATGCGCCGCGTGCGCGGCAGCGACGTGGCGATGATTTTCCAGGAGCCGATGACCTCGCTCAACCCGGTATTTCCGGTGGGCGAGCAGATTGCCGAATCGATCCGCCTGCACCAGGGCAAGAGCCGCGCCGAGGCGCGCGCCGAAGCCCTGCGCATGCTGGAGATCGTGCGCATTCCCGAGGCGCGCCGCGTGCTGGACCGCTTCCCGCACCAGCTTTCCGGCGGCATGCGCCAGCGCGTGATGATCGCCATGGCGCTGTCGTGCAAGCCGGCGCTGCTGATCGCCGACGAGCCCACCACGGCGCTCGACGTCACCATCCAGGCCGAGATCCTGCAACTGATCCGCAACCTGCAGTCCGAGATGGACATGGCCGTGGTCTTCATCACCCACGACATGGGCGTGGTGGCCGAGGTGGCCGACCGCGTGCTGGTGATGTACCGCGGCGAGAAGGTGGAGGAGGGCACCTCCGAGCAAGTCTTCGGCAAGCCCGCGCATCCCTACACCCGTGCGCTGCTGTCCGCGGTGCCCAAGCTGGGCGCCATGCGCGGCACCGACTGGCCGGCCAAGTTCCCGCTGGTGCAGCTGGACCAGGGCGAGCCGGTGGCGCCGGTGCCGCAGGATACGGTGGCGGCGGACGCCTCGCCGATCCTGCGCGTGCGCGACCTGGTGACCCGATTCGACGTGCCGGGCGGCCTGCTGGGCCGCGTGGCGCGCCGCGTGCACGCGGTGGAGCGCGTGAGCTTTGACCTCTACCCGGGCGAGACCCTGGCGCTGGTGGGCGAGTCCGGCTGCGGCAAGTCCACCACCGGCCGCTCGCTGCTGCGCCTGGTCGACAGCCAGAGCGGCACCATCGAGTTCAACGGGCAGGACATCAGCCAGATGCGTGGCGGCGCCTTGCAGACCCTGCGCCGCAATATCCAGTTCATCTTCCAGGACCCGTTCGCCTCGCTCGACCCGCGCGTGCCGGTGGGCTACTCCATCATGGAGCCGCTGCTGGTGCACAAGGTGGCCAGCGGCAAGGAGGCCGAGCAGCGCGTGGCCTGGCTGCTGGAAAAGGTGGGCCTGTCGGCCGCGCACGCCTCGCGCTACCCGCACGAGTTCTCGGGCGGCCAGCGCCAGCGCATCTGCATTGCGCGTGCGCTCGCCTTGAACCCGAAGGTGGTGGTCGCCGATGAATCGGTCTCCGCGCTCGACGTTTCCATCCAGGCGCAGATCGTCAACCTGATGCTGGACCTGCAGCGCGAGATGGGCATTGCGTTCCTCTTCATTTCGCACGACATGGCCGTGGTGGAGCGCGTGAGCCACCGCGTGGCGGTGATGTACCTGGGCCAGATCGTCGAGATCGGCCCGCGCCGCGCCATCTTTGAAAACCCGCAGCACCCGTACACCAGGAAGCTGATGTCGGCGGTGCCGATCGCCGATCCGGCACGCCGCCACCTCAAGCGCGAGCCGCTCTCGGACGAAATGCCCAGCCCGATCCGTGCGCTCGGCGACGAGCCGGTGGTGCAGCCGCTCGTAGCAGTCGGCGGCAACGCCGCATCCCATCATTTTGTAGCCCGGCACGCCATCGGCGGCGCCTACTGA